The Phyllopteryx taeniolatus isolate TA_2022b chromosome 9, UOR_Ptae_1.2, whole genome shotgun sequence genome contains a region encoding:
- the fezf2 gene encoding fez family zinc finger protein 2 encodes MSSAAALETVMSCGRTGASAAPKTLAFSIDRIMSKSSEPKGSAEARTELLGLCSPIPCVIPLQPFGYDLQAKALMNYSELWRASLRGGLPCKGNCGVCAKTDSGPKQPTGSRVVRPQVIHQAVAMPSGGSLYYLNYLDSAYHQSDFLAGRWLASPQAQASLSAHHRLLLLENAKLAGSAGADKSPAQQYPHKEHLPGQLDHIVKENHSASAEKNAFKTHKHSSAGDGKPKHFTCEVCGKVFNAHYNLTRHMPVHTGARPFVCKVCGKGFRQASTLCRHKIIHTQEKPHKCNQCGKAFNRSSTLNTHVRIHAGYKPFVCEFCGKGFHQKGNYKNHKLTHSGEKQYKCSICNKAFHQIYNLTFHMHTHNDKKPFTCATCGKGFCRNFDLKKHIRKLHDSFSSDREPRELQS; translated from the exons ATGTCAAGTGCCGCAGCCCTGGAAACGGTGATGTCCTGCGGTAGGACCGGAGCCTCCGCGGCACCCAAGACACTTGCCTTCTCCATCGACCGAATCATGTCCAAGAGCTCGGAGCCGAAAGGGAGCGCGGAGGCGCGGACCGAGTTGCTCGGGCTCTGCTCCCCGATCCCCTGCGTGATTCCACTGCAGCCTTTCGGCTACGACCTCCAGGCCAAGGCCCTGATGAACTACTCGGAGCTCTGGAGAGCCAGTCTCAGGGGAGGTTTGCCGTGCAAGGGGAACTGCGGCGTGTGCGCCAAGACGGACTCCGGGCCGAAGCAGCCAACGGGAAGCAGGGTGGTGAGACCGCAAGTGATCCACCAGGCTGTCGCCATGCCGAGCGGCGGTTCCCTCTATTATCTCAATTACCTGGACTCCGCTTACCACCAGTCGGACTTTCTGGCCGGACGCTGGCTCGCCAGCCCGCAGGCGCAGGCCTCCCTCTCGGCTCACCACAGACTCTTGCTCCTGGAGAACGCCAAACTCGCCGGGAGCGCGGGGGCCGACAAGAGTCCCGCACAGCAGTATCCTCACAAGGAGCATCTTCCGGGGCAGCTGGACCACATAGTGAAGGAGAACCACAGCGCGAGCGCCGAAAAGAACGCCTTCAAGACTCACAAACACAGCAGCGCTGGAGACGGGAAACCCAAACATTTCACATGTGAAGTGTGTGGAAAG GTTTTTAATGCTCACTACAATCTGACCAGACACATGCCGGTGCACACGGGGGCCCGTCCGTTCGTGTGCAAAGTATGCGGGAAAGGCTTCCGACAGGCCAGCACGTTGTGCAGACACAAGATCATCCACACACAG GAAAAACCACATAAATGCAACCAGTGTGGAAAAGCGTTCAACAGAAGCTCCACACTGAACACACACGTTCGGATCCACGCCGGGTACAAACCTTTCGTGTGTGAGTTCTGCGGGAAAGGATTCCACCAGAAAG GTAACTACAAGAACCATAAACTGACTCACAGTGGGGAGAAGCAGTACAAGTGCTCCATCTGCAACAAGGCCTTCCATCAGATCTACAATTTGACCTtccacatgcacacgcacaacGACAAGAAGCCGTTCACGTGCGCCACCTGCGGAAAGGGCTTCTGCCGCAACTTCGACCTGAAGAAACACATCAGGAAACTGCACGACAGCTTCTCTTCAGATAGAGAACCCAGAGAGCTCCAGAGCTGA